The DNA sequence CAAAAGGTTGGGGGTTCAATTCCATGTCATCCCAGTgtgcccttaggcaaggcccttaatgctacctgcttTGATatttgtaagtcgctttggacaaaagcgtcagcaaaatgaatgtaatgtaatatgttttaaattaaatccCCCTTACAAATATTTCTGCTTGGTACAGAATGTTACCAAAAAGCCgtgcattgatcaaggctaATGAAACCAGGATCATTTGGTAAATTAGCCCCAATGTCATCTCTTGTCTCACGAACacgagcgctgacagtgggtggtccattaTGGATTTTATCGGATTTTCGTCGAGCAGTCTATCtcactatagactgttcacgttacaacactttacttagtttaaaaatatatatttgagagGTACTTTATATGGTCTATAGGTGAAGTAGCATTGAGCACTTTGAAGGGGGCTACATTTTGTCTCCAACaggaataaaaatgattcagtGGAGGCGGGGATATGTAGACCAGAAAGGGGGAATTCCAACGCATCCCCCTGGTAGATCACACCCTGCATCTATTGATGCACTTGGACGCATCATCAGTGAAAGTACCTGGGGTCATTGGAAGTTTCTGGCTTTTTGACTTCAACTTTCTGAAGCTGGATGGATTATCTTTATACTCCCCGAGGGGGAAATAGACTTACAGCAATGGTCATTACCAATGTACccaaatgcagaaaaataatgCTGATGGCGTTTCTTTTTCATGTGCCGCAGATAACCCAGGAGGCCGTAGGAGAGATAACAGAGATTTTACTGTGAAATCTTCTGCTCCCACTTTAGTGGTCATACACTGTGCACGTCATCCTCTTCCGcctaaattaaattcaaaacatacattttctggGGACGTCGGTTAGCTCACTTGGTCACGCCGGCGCCCCATGAACGGAGACTGGAGTCCTGCCGCAGTGGCCACGGGTTTGACTCCGGCcctttcctgcatgtcttcccccccactctctccccccttcacgCTAAATACTGTCCTGTCAGTATCGGTTCATAAACCCACCACCTCCATGTTAGCAGTTGcaacatggaccaaactaaataaatcaaagtgcacgttaaacaaatgtttacaaatgtgttttttttgtcatttaagttAGTTcccatcacactgatgtatgttaaCATGCTTCTGATAAATTTGGTGTCAataagttatttgatgctaCAAAACACAGGCTGGATTTTGTTAACACTACAGTACTAACGTGAAAGTTTAACGTTATAACGTGatccgtttttatttttccgcCGTAGCAGCGATACGCTTCCATAAATCTTTTCTCTTACAGCAGTGGTTAGTTAGAATGTGGAATTTAAAATGTCCCACATGTTATAATGCCCAGGCCTAGTAATGTGGGATGGAGTCAGCTCTGCCTGTTGGGATCTTTTGGTAAAAAGAAATCTCTCTTGCGatgttttactgtgtttttaaCGACTTTATCGTGGCCCTGAGGGCCTGAAAGTGCAAAATGATTGACTGGCTTTGTTCGCtttggaaacaaaacatttggagTTCTTCTGTTCAGCACCTCATCACCAGCTCAAGTTGAAATCACTTTGTATGACTTTCCACAGGAAGGACCTGTGGGACCTCCTGACATTTCCAGTAAACCCTCGGTGTGTTCAGGAGGTGAGTCATGCTGCAGGACACACATCATCCTTCTCATCAGCAGCCTCATTAGGCCCCGACGgtaaaggtcacacacacactggggcaACTTGTTATGTAGCAtccagcatacacacacacacacgcacacacacacgcacacgcgcacgcacacacagcatcagAGGGATTTATTAGATAGGTCTTCTGAGAGAGTTTCTTATCATCGTGAGCTATTCTGTTATGTGATCATTAGGAGGAGTATTTACatgaaatggctttttttttgtaaattgaaaaacatgttgctgCATACTCAGTGGAGAGCAGCTGATTGACTGACAATTAACAAGGttgtttgaaaacaaaacttttctcAGTGGACTGTGGCTCTTTGGTCACATCAGCTGGAAATCCAGTAGGAGGACATCATTGTTTGTTCCTCGCTCATCTCAACTTTTACTGTAACACAAATTTGCAGAAACTTTGGATcaatgcagattttttaaaagttgtttcGCATCATTTCAAACTTGACAAGAGAACGTTTGAACGAGCAGATTTGAATCCCCCCGCTCTCATCCTCAATTCATCAAACTCACACTTGAATGGATTTTCATACCCTGTCAACCAATTCAGAGCTGaatgattagttgattgattCATAAATCAATGGAAAGATTATCCTCCAAAATCTTTGTTAACCGTGTAAgtaatattttaaagattttttttaaaaatttgtattACTTAGGACTTGTCAATAAATAGACTCTAAATAAATACGTGAATGCGAACAATTTAGGAAATGTTTTGTTCCATTATCTGACGTTTAATTCATCTCTCTAGGTTTAAACGTTCAGATTCATCAGTAATGAAAGTATTAATATGCTGCAGAGCTCATCAGATCCGCTAAAACTTTTGTTGtactttgtgttgtttgttcacAAAAGGGAAGAACCTGCTGGGACAAACACGTCTTGCGTCACGGTCTGTTGAGAAATCGCGTTTAAGGTCATCGTCAGTAACGACGGCTCTTCGTCTGGAAGCAGACGATGATCCCCACGGAGCTGCTCTTCAAACGCAGCACATGACAATCCACGGGGAATTTGCTTTGTTGCTTGCAGAAGTTCACTTACTTGCATGACTCTTATGACCTTTCAAAaagcgaaaaaaacaaaacaacacttaaACCTTCTGTGGATTTCGTCTTCTGGGTATTCATCGTCATTCAAATGGAGTCGAGTTGTGAAGAAACTCATCATTACACGTGTAAACAAGAAAAGTTAagtttaaataaaagttttgagTTCATTGCAGTTGATCACCcagtaacattttattttattttattttttttaatttttttttaccccttttaaaaacagataaaaacaataaagttaATATTGTCACAGAAGCACAAAGTAGTAGAGCCTGACAtatgtggatttttggggggccaatgcgataaatatatatatatatatatatgacggAGTATACAATTTCACATACTGATGTAGCAGCAgtatatattaaaaagaaaatggtgttgttgttgtcaaaccCTCATGGCAAGTAAACCCTCAAGTAAATGTTAGACTATAGAATCATgagactagagctgcaacaatgaatctattaatcgattagtaaattaatctccaactattttgataatcaattaatcggttcaagtagtttttacgagaaaaaaaaagtcaaaattatttgatttcagcttctaaaacggaatattttctggttcctttgctcctctgtgaaattaaactaaatatttttggtgtgtggacgaaaaccaaacatcatcttggagttttgggaaacacaatcgacatttttcaccatgttatgacattttatgaaccaaacaactgaacgattaatcgataaagTAATCATCAGATTAATACATTactttcataatcgattaatcttcaccccccaaaaaaacaacgcaTCACTTAGCAGTGAAAAGTTGACTCTTTTATTGCCGTCTGTGCGGTAATACAGGGATtcatcagaaaaatatgaaaaggtaAAGCaattagaaaatatacaaaaacataaCAGGTGTTCATATATAAAGGAGAATAAATTTGCGGTCCTTTTAtacaaaactgcaaaaaaatttaCCATCGCTGAGTCCGTCacattaatgaattcattattattaattaatacatGTTTTAATTAATACATCTTTTTGGGGGCCTAATAGTTTACCCTCTTGGTGAGAGGCAcggattttttttcactaaagTTGTGTCGGTCAATAATATCTACAACAGACGCAAAGTGGAGGAAAGTTGTTGGTTTGCGTTTTGACAGACATGTAAAAGaataatcaaacattttgagGCTGTTGCAAGACACAATGTAGAAAGTGCAGATTGaagaacaaattaaattttatgTAAGAAAGGTTGTATTTATTGAGTGACATACTACTGATTATATTGATATGAACACCTCAATCAACAACAGACCACAGCTTTAGTGAACAGTGATACTTCACACTTCCCTTTGTTTTCAACATCTGGCCTGCGATTAAAAAAACTAGTTTTCTTCGGGAAAACATGTCACGATTTAGTATGAAAAATGGGAGTGGTAACAacacttcattttctctctactgttggtaaaaaaaagaagctataaATACATCATATTTAACAAAACCGTACAAAACAGATCAAGTATAAATAGGgcactgacagaaacagacgAATGCTGTGTGACTGGAAAACTGCTGCTCGTGTTTTCAGTGAATAATGTTTTGTGTCTATAATCtaatatctactgtacattgATTACATTTAGTTtacaaagatacaaacaagCCCACAGTTGTCTTTGTGTTGGTAACGTGTGTTTTACAATCTCTTGAATTTATCCTCAATTCTGTTTGTGTATCGGATCGTGGATACTCAGTTTTTAAATTTCCCAGAAATTTCCCAAATGGTTTAATGTTCATCcgttttatgaatttattttgtacCGTTATCGGAGTGGAAactgatgtgttgttgttgtttttgtttttttaaagataaaacattACATCTATTCAAGAAATATGAATCAATATCACAAACTGATGAATGCCGTCCTCCTAGACGTGAAGATCAACAGATCTCGTGAAGGCCACAAAGGCTTTGAGAAAAGACACTTTGGTTCGTCCATGGATTAGAAGGGTTTGTGATTCTTTCCAGGAtgtgccctcctcctcctcctcctcctcctcctcctcctcctcctcctcctcactctgtcATTCTTCCTCCGTGACGTCCAGATCACTTCTTGGAGAGAAGCtggttctccagctgctccagacGAGCAGTCATCCCAGCCAGTGGACAGTTTGTTAAGGAACAATGCAGACGTACTGTATTGGCATTTACGTGAATACATTGACTACATGcatgtgcatatatatacagaaatatatagaaatatagaaatttgaatagattaatcgagaaaataatcgacagattagtCGATTATGGAAATAATTGTTAGCTGCAATTATTAACAAAGgatatgtttctgtgtgagctGCTCCAGGTTGCTCATGGTCGCCTGCTGGAACTCAACCAGACTCTCACAGGCACATGGGTCCTTCACCTCGATCTCCCCCTGACTCTCCTCTGCAGACGAAAACAAAATCAGTACATTCAATCAAAAATACACCTTCACTTGATTTGTGTCTACCTGCACTTCACATTCGTCTTGAAGCACTGGAAACTGCAGTTCAAACTTCAGCAGCATATGAATTATTCAGCTTTAGTGTCCCATTGGACCAACTCAAAACTTAAACACATAAcataatgttaaaatgtttgtgtttttatatattggATAAGCTatgattatattttattattacatttgaatgattttttctCCAACTGTCATGTCATATTGTTATCAGTAGATGGAGCCAAAGAACAAGTCATGTTGaataaaatcttttaaaaagttgatAAGTAATTATTCTGAGATTTTCTTATATATGATAATTGAaattcatataatatatatgatttctttttaaatcagggTCTGAACAATGTGGCATATTGATCATAATTCTACTTTTTTACACTGTTCCTACTGTGCGGTGAAGCATGATGTATCTTTAAGCTCATTGTGTTTATCGAAAGCAAAATCTGTATCTGCAATCAAGAAACTGATTCAGCAGTCAAAGattttacagtatatgtacGTTTGAGTTAAATATACAGAATGAGATATTGTGGAGTTGAGGCTTTCATTAGCACATCGGTGAAatactttgtttctttttttcagtccatCAGCTCGTTTCTTACTGCTGATCAGCTGATCCACATTGAAAGGCCATGATGAACCATGGGAAGTAATTGCTACTGTCACCTACTATCAAAAAGATTCCtagtggaatgtgtgtgtgtgtgtgtgtgtgtgtgtgtgtgtgtgtgtgtgtgtgtgtgtgtgtgtgtgtgtgtgtgtgtgtgtgtgtgtgtgtgtgtgtgtgtgtgtgtgtgtgtgtgtgtgtgtgtgtgtgtgtgtgtgtgtacacgttgttaaaatgcagttttctctgctgcagtCCGGCGCAGTGGAGGATTGTACCTGGGCAGACGTTGAACTTGAGGTTCTCGGCGATGGTGTTGATGGCGGTGAAGTCAGTGGTGTAGTAGAAATGTTTCTCCACAGGCTCCGACGCGATCTCACGAAGCTCATCTTCTACGGCTTTTCCGACGCCCACAGCGTACATGGTGATGCCTGTGCACGTGCGCACAAATCACGTGTGGTGAATGTCAACATTAATCTGCAGCGATTAGACAGGGGACAGATCCAGAGAGCAGACGATAGACCGTGGGGGGGTCTTTACCGGCTTCTTTGGTCATCTTGGCGTACTCGGTGATGTCGTCCTGGGACCGTCCGTCCGTGAAGACCAGTCCGATTCGCGGGATGTTGCGGCTGGAAGGACGAGCGCCTTCTGCCTCTGAGAAACTGTTCTCCACCATGTGTTTCAAGGCCAGACCCGTCATCGTACCTTTCTCCATGTAGTCCACCTACACACGGACAGAAACAATGTCTGAAGTCCAAACTGCAAAAGTCTTTGTCGGAGTGAGTTCTACGTTAATTTGCATTCATATCAATATCATAATAATTCATCTGGTGATTCTGATTCTATTTGCACTATTCAAGCCTCCTCTTGTGGAGGctatttgtttgaaaatgaatgtagGCTCGCTTCAGTTTCATTATCCTCCATTATCCCATTATTCCCCTCATGCTCCTTTTTGGGAACTCTTGATAATACTTTACGTACACTGGTAGTCGATGATGCACCTGGCGTTAAAAAGATAATCTGTGAGcgtaaaaacacagacactgacctTCATGACCGCAGCCTTGATCTCATCAGCAGAGTGGTACATGTTGAGAGGGAACTCTGTCCTGACCCGGCTGGAGTACTGGACCAGACCGACCCTGGTGCCGTGAGCGGACACGTCCAGGGAGTCCACAACCTGAGGCGCAGGAGGAGGTGCGGGATATTCATCGGACATATGACGCTCATATCACTCTTAACTAGTACTAACACAAATTCTTTCCTGCCACCGAGTGTGGTTCCTTGCCGGGGAGCAGGAGGTTGTGATGGCTGCTCGCCaagcaggaaataaaaatggaagCAAAACAAGGGTCAAATTTATGTATATTCTAAACTTTCTGTGTTATGTACCACTCTACGTGACCATGCAAATGTGCCCTTTAGGgacaaataaagtgtttttgaaCTTGAACATTTTAACGTACTTTTTGTGCTATCATGTGATTTTTGAAAAGATGTTGTGTTGTCATGTAAGGAGGGATGCTCCATTCGGCttggtcttttttgtttgttatttatgATGAAACGTGTAAAACAGTTGTTTATATGAAAACCTGTCCCACCTGGTTGACAAACTTTTTGACCAGCTCAAAGTTCTGTGGGCGGACGCTCTTGGAGCCGTCGATCAGAAGCACCAGGTCAATGTTGGCAGACTTGcaggctgagggagagagagacgttgTTGATTGAGAACCGTCCCGTATAAATAACTGAACAATATTTTCTAGCTGTTATGGAAATGcctctattattattatattagccCTGTGACCATTACatccaaaaatatttccacaatATTCTTTTTAACAGCAGGCAAATATATCAGCTAAACTTGAAGTATTCAGACACAGGAGCATTTGGAAAACTGTAGATAGTTTAGATCTGCTTTCCGTTTCTGGTTGCTATTGTCGTTGTCATGGTTACGTGATGTCTTGCAGGCGACCCCAGCAGTTGGAGCTATGCTCTTTAAAGTATAAATCTTGAAATTGAGATGTCACAGATCTCCACATGACGGTGCAGTGTGAGGAGTTACTGGCAGGTCTCACTTGGCCTCCTcccggagaaagagagaattcAGAAGAAGATCGTCCTCTTCGTTCCTGCCAGTTTCTTTTCCCAGACAAAAAAACTGAGCTGCTTTTAACATCAGCATGAGATTCAGATCAATTTCTCATCCATCTTTTATTTCAGCTCCTGAGAAATAATCCCCACGTCTTTTTTCTCACTCGGACCATTAATCTGAGCCCTCGATGGTTTTTCCATTCTGGAGGGCTCATCTACAGTAGGTGTCTCACGGCTTGGTACATATCTGAGCTCAGCTGCATATGGTTCATATCCCTAATGTCCAGttctgtgtttgctgttttattacttgtcttttcattttgcagatctaaataatataaatgtgaCGTCCTGCTTCGTGGTAAATGGATCTTTTCTAATCTTATTGACCACATTcgtgcccaaggacacatcggcatgtggagTGGGGGAAGTGGGgagcgtctccacttcctgatCCACATTTGCTTCAGTCAGCTCTTGTTCCTGCGTCCGTCACCTGCAGCTTTTCTTTGCGGTCCTGCAGGACCCACAGGATCTTACTCCCGACTGCAGCCTCCGTCCAAACTAAACTGAACTTTATAATTAGTTACTGATGACATCTAAAGTGAACCTGTCCTGTGATGCACCTCACTGGAaaatcaaatgtcttttttttttacactgtccAGATAATGAATCAGAAGGTGGACTCACTGCCGCAGCTCTTGccgtcctcctgcagcagctgtcccTCCGGACAGATGCAGTAGTAAGATCCAGGAGTGCTGACGCACTGGTGCTCACAGCCGTGCTCCACTGTGTTGCACAGGTCCATGTCTGCAGATGCACAGGTCAGTcacacagttacacaaacacatctcCGTGGAAAATCTGTTTTGGGAACTTAGTAAAGCACATTTTCATGAGTACCATCCTAGTCTGCAGAGACTGTCCCcaccaataaaaacacaaccacataGGTTGTTTGTTGAAGCAGCTTATTACGACGTCTGTGGTTGTTTTAAggccgcagacctctagcggtcgtTACGTACACGACCAccagaggtcagcggtggacctggtaagtctcTCAAGTGTATTTCCATTGAGTTGctcatattctgtaaagtatAGTCGTCATAcagattctctgccatgtcaccctaaccatgACCCTTACCGTTATGACCTCATCAACCATGTGTTGGTAAAGCACTTAATAGCCCCATAAATGCTCTGAAGCAAAATAGGTATTTGTGGCGTACAACCGCCTGccaccagtagaggcgctgtTTTAGGAAATGGGCTACATAGGACATAGTTTGTCGTTTTGAGATCTAaaaacgagtgtgtgtgtgtgtgtgtgtgtgtgtgtgtgtgtgtgtgagagagacagaaattcACTGACTTGTGCAGGTCTTCTTGTCTTTGTTGAGTTTGAATCCCTTGTTGCAGTCGCAGGAGAAGACGCCTGGTGCACTGATGCAGATTTGTTCACAGTTGTGTTTTCCATCGGCGCACAGGTCGATGGCtgaatatcacacacacaaaaacacaaactttcaGTTACTTCTAATTGATTATtaatggttgtgtgtgtgtgtgtacacccgTGTATTTGAGCGAGGACCCGACTAACGTGAGCAGGTCTTCTTGTCCTCGTTGAGTGTGTATCCTTCGTTGCAGTCGCAGGTGAAGACGCCCGGTGCGCTGACACAGATTTGCTGACAGTCGTGTTTCCCCTCAGCACACAGGTCAATGgctaaataacacacacacacgcacacattgaGTTAAACTCggactgtctgtctgcgtgtgttgAAGACACACCGCCATTTTACACCTTCATCAGGACCTGTAACGCTGTTGTACAGACATTGGATGCAGTTCTCCTAGAGGGCAGTAGTGAGGTCGTCCTTATTGAATTGGAGTGAATGGAGCTACatggcaaaaataataattaacagcTGCTTCTTGACTAAATAAGccacattttaatttatattaatgTGCCATTGTTTGTCTTAGAGGGAGGGAACTTAACGCTAGCATTGTGCTGCTCACGCAGGTCAGTTAGAGATTTACTAATGAGGATGTGAATGAAGCTCTGGTGGAAACAAAATGGTGAATGTTGTACAGTGTCTTGCTGTGTGACACATCAAAAATCACTAcgattgaaaatgtgcaaatctATATCTATTGTTTCTACCCCTTATATTGAAAACGTAACAAAAATTGTATGGAGGTGTTAACGTTATTTTGAGGCTAACAGCTCCATTGGCCCCCAATTCATTGTGGACTACCTCGTGAGCGCCCCCTATACTACCCGGAAGTTGTTAGTTTAATTTCTCCCTATATTattaaattctctgatttcatttttagtGGGGTAACAATGTGAAAAGCATTAATTTCTTTCTGAGCCAAAAAGCATCTTTAAGTTATTAATGTAAGTTCATTAGTAAGTGCTCAAGAGGAGATGATGAAATAGATGCAacgttaaaaacaaat is a window from the Scophthalmus maximus strain ysfricsl-2021 chromosome 6, ASM2237912v1, whole genome shotgun sequence genome containing:
- the matn4 gene encoding matrilin-4 isoform X2: MKMRQLGALCGFVLLNLAVLAAARPKAGPDQKCKSGPVDLVFLIDSSRSVRPHEFETMRKFMIDILDTLDIGANATRVGVVQYSSQVRSEFSLKTHGKMDTMVKGINDIVPLAQGTMTGLAIKYVMDNAFIVEEGDRPKVPNVVVIVTDGRPQDRVAEVAAEAREKGIEIYAVGVARADMTSLRAMASPPFEDHVFLVESFDLIHQFGLQFQDKLCGVDLCLESDHGCEHICESSPGSFHCLCLPGYTLSDDGKTCAAVDLCTEGKHNCEQICISSPGSFTCDCNKGYKLNDDKKTCSTIDLCAEGKHDCQQICVSAPGVFTCDCNEGYTLNEDKKTCSPIDLCADGKHNCEQICISAPGVFSCDCNKGFKLNKDKKTCTNMDLCNTVEHGCEHQCVSTPGSYYCICPEGQLLQEDGKSCGTCKSANIDLVLLIDGSKSVRPQNFELVKKFVNQVVDSLDVSAHGTRVGLVQYSSRVRTEFPLNMYHSADEIKAAVMKVDYMEKGTMTGLALKHMVENSFSEAEGARPSSRNIPRIGLVFTDGRSQDDITEYAKMTKEAGITMYAVGVGKAVEDELREIASEPVEKHFYYTTDFTAINTIAENLKFNVCPEESQGEIEVKDPCACESLVEFQQATMSNLEQLTQKLAGMTARLEQLENQLLSKK
- the matn4 gene encoding matrilin-4 isoform X1, coding for MKMRQLGALCGFVLLNLAVLAAARPKAGPDQKCKSGPVDLVFLIDSSRSVRPHEFETMRKFMIDILDTLDIGANATRVGVVQYSSQVRSEFSLKTHGKMDTMVKGINDIVPLAQGTMTGLAIKYVMDNAFIVEEGDRPKVPNVVVIVTDGRPQDRVAEVAAEAREKGIEIYAVGVARADMTSLRAMASPPFEDHVFLVESFDLIHQFGLQFQDKLCGVDLCLESDHGCEHICESSPGSFHCLCLPGYTLSDDGKTCAAVDLCTEGKHNCEQICISSPGSFTCDCNKGYKLNDDKKTCSMIDYCSFGNHSCDHECVSVLSGYHCRCNQGYRLLDNGKTCQAIDLCAEGKHDCQQICVSAPGVFTCDCNEGYTLNEDKKTCSPIDLCADGKHNCEQICISAPGVFSCDCNKGFKLNKDKKTCTNMDLCNTVEHGCEHQCVSTPGSYYCICPEGQLLQEDGKSCGTCKSANIDLVLLIDGSKSVRPQNFELVKKFVNQVVDSLDVSAHGTRVGLVQYSSRVRTEFPLNMYHSADEIKAAVMKVDYMEKGTMTGLALKHMVENSFSEAEGARPSSRNIPRIGLVFTDGRSQDDITEYAKMTKEAGITMYAVGVGKAVEDELREIASEPVEKHFYYTTDFTAINTIAENLKFNVCPEESQGEIEVKDPCACESLVEFQQATMSNLEQLTQKLAGMTARLEQLENQLLSKK